From Mycoplasmopsis gallinacea, the proteins below share one genomic window:
- a CDS encoding 2-hydroxyacid dehydrogenase: MKVICFGVRDVEKPIFEKYNKNYNYDLELRGESLSADNVDCVKGFDAIIARASDKINCDVLEKVKEFGIKYVLTRTVGFDHMDVSKGRELGILMARVPSYSPTAISEVAVSMAQSLSRKTAHFAYNASKHNFQIDPFGFAKEMKNSVVAIIGTGKIGYESAKMFKGLGAKVLGYDPYPNEKAKEVLEYGSLDEVLAQADIVSFHMPYIKGVNDKMINKDLLSKMKDGSILINSARGQIQDESAILEALESGKLSGAGLDVLYEEKLYFGKNQPEIKDEVILKLLSMYPRVLVSPHIGSYTDEAVANMVEISYENLKNFVESGDCPNKL; encoded by the coding sequence ATGAAAGTAATTTGTTTTGGTGTTAGGGATGTTGAAAAACCTATCTTCGAAAAATATAATAAAAACTATAACTATGATTTAGAACTCCGTGGCGAATCTTTAAGTGCAGATAATGTTGATTGTGTTAAAGGTTTTGATGCAATTATTGCTCGTGCTAGCGACAAAATCAACTGTGATGTACTTGAAAAAGTTAAAGAATTCGGAATTAAATATGTTTTAACAAGAACTGTTGGTTTTGACCACATGGACGTATCTAAAGGTAGAGAATTAGGTATTTTAATGGCTCGTGTGCCAAGTTATTCTCCAACAGCTATTTCTGAGGTTGCTGTATCAATGGCGCAATCGCTTTCAAGAAAAACAGCTCACTTTGCTTACAATGCTTCAAAACACAATTTCCAAATCGATCCATTTGGATTTGCTAAAGAAATGAAAAACAGTGTTGTAGCAATTATTGGAACTGGAAAAATTGGTTATGAATCAGCTAAAATGTTTAAAGGGCTTGGGGCTAAAGTTCTTGGATACGATCCATATCCAAATGAAAAAGCTAAAGAAGTTCTTGAATATGGTTCATTAGATGAAGTACTTGCTCAAGCTGACATTGTTTCATTCCATATGCCTTATATTAAAGGCGTAAATGACAAAATGATTAATAAAGACTTACTTTCAAAAATGAAAGATGGTTCAATTTTAATCAATAGTGCTAGAGGTCAAATCCAAGATGAAAGCGCAATTTTAGAAGCTTTAGAATCAGGAAAACTTAGTGGAGCTGGACTTGATGTTTTATACGAAGAAAAGCTTTACTTTGGTAAAAATCAACCTGAAATTAAAGATGAAGTGATCTTAAAACTTTTAAGTATGTATCCAAGAGTATTAGTGTCACCTCACATTGGAAGCTACACAGATGAAGCAGTTGCTAATATGGTTGAAATTTCATATGAAAACCTTAAAAACTTTGTAGAATCTGGTGATTGTCCAAACAAACTTTAA
- the lepA gene encoding translation elongation factor 4 has translation MNKNKIKNFSIIAHIDHGKSTLADRILELTHTVSQRELKSQFLDSMELEQERGITIKLNAVQLKYKDYIFHLIDTPGHVDFTYEVSRSLAASEGALLLVDATQGIEAQTLANVYLALENNLEIIPVINKIDLPSADVEAVKREIEEVIGIDTQNAVLVSAKTGLGVDKLLEAIVEYIPSPKNADDSKPLKALIFDSYFDPYRGVIMLVRIFEGKLATGDRFKFMSDKNEKEYHVIDLGVKNPYETKKDFLEAGEVGWVSAAIRDAKEVHVGDTITLIDNPTKEALPGYKKMKPVVFTGFYPIDTRDYSILKESLEKISLSDSSISWEQETSKALGFGFRVGFLGMLHMEILQERLDREYKVGIIATSPSVEYKVHMTKGNFEMISNPSLFPDRTFIDYIEEPYIEASIFIPNEYIGNVMELCQNKRGIYKSLEAIDSRRSKVVYELPLAETIFDFFDLLKSGTKGYASFEYEWIGYRESDLVKVDILLNGDKIDAFSIISHREKAYESSRELCKKLKEAIPRENFEIPIQATIGGKIIARETIKAYRKDVTAKLYGGDVTRRQKLLKKQKEGKKRMKRLGSIEVPQEAFLSILKTNIYNKK, from the coding sequence ATGAATAAAAATAAGATTAAAAACTTTTCCATAATTGCACATATTGATCACGGTAAAAGCACACTTGCTGACCGTATTTTAGAACTTACACACACAGTGTCTCAAAGAGAATTAAAATCTCAATTTCTTGATTCAATGGAGCTTGAACAAGAAAGAGGAATTACTATCAAATTAAACGCTGTTCAATTAAAATATAAAGACTATATTTTTCACTTAATTGACACACCAGGTCACGTTGACTTTACTTATGAAGTTTCGCGTTCATTAGCTGCTAGTGAGGGAGCTCTTTTACTTGTTGATGCTACTCAAGGGATCGAAGCTCAAACTTTAGCAAACGTGTATTTAGCATTAGAAAATAACCTTGAAATCATTCCGGTTATTAACAAAATTGACCTTCCAAGTGCTGATGTTGAAGCTGTTAAAAGAGAAATTGAAGAAGTTATTGGAATTGATACTCAAAATGCTGTTTTAGTTTCTGCTAAAACAGGGCTTGGGGTAGATAAACTGCTTGAAGCTATTGTTGAATATATTCCTTCACCGAAAAACGCTGATGATTCAAAACCTTTAAAAGCTTTAATTTTTGATAGCTACTTTGACCCATATCGTGGTGTTATTATGCTTGTTAGAATTTTTGAAGGTAAGTTAGCAACCGGTGATAGATTTAAATTCATGTCAGATAAAAATGAAAAAGAATATCACGTAATTGACTTAGGGGTTAAAAACCCATATGAAACTAAAAAAGACTTCCTTGAAGCTGGTGAAGTTGGATGAGTTTCTGCAGCTATTAGGGATGCTAAAGAAGTTCATGTTGGAGATACCATTACTTTAATAGATAATCCTACAAAAGAAGCCCTTCCAGGTTATAAAAAAATGAAACCTGTTGTCTTTACTGGGTTTTACCCAATTGACACTCGTGATTATTCAATTTTAAAAGAGAGTTTAGAGAAAATTTCATTAAGTGATTCATCAATTTCTTGAGAACAAGAAACCTCAAAAGCTCTTGGTTTTGGTTTCCGTGTTGGATTCTTAGGAATGCTTCACATGGAAATTCTTCAAGAAAGATTAGATAGAGAATACAAAGTTGGAATCATTGCAACTAGCCCTTCAGTTGAATACAAAGTACATATGACTAAAGGTAATTTTGAAATGATTTCAAACCCTTCTTTATTTCCAGATCGTACTTTTATTGACTATATTGAAGAACCTTACATTGAAGCAAGTATCTTTATTCCAAATGAATATATTGGAAATGTAATGGAATTGTGCCAAAACAAACGTGGAATTTATAAATCTCTTGAAGCTATTGATTCAAGAAGATCTAAGGTAGTTTATGAACTTCCGCTTGCTGAAACTATCTTTGATTTCTTTGATTTATTAAAATCAGGAACTAAAGGTTATGCTTCATTTGAATATGAATGAATTGGCTATCGTGAAAGCGACCTTGTTAAAGTTGATATTCTTTTAAATGGTGATAAAATTGACGCTTTCTCAATTATTTCACACCGTGAAAAAGCTTACGAATCATCAAGGGAGTTATGTAAAAAATTAAAAGAAGCTATTCCGAGAGAAAACTTTGAAATCCCAATTCAAGCTACAATTGGTGGTAAAATTATTGCTCGTGAAACAATTAAAGCTTACCGTAAAGATGTTACAGCTAAGCTTTATGGAGGAGACGTTACTCGTAGGCAAAAACTTCTTAAAAAACAAAAAGAAGGTAAAAAGAGAATGAAACGTCTTGGTTCAATTGAAGTGCCACAAGAAGCATTCTTATCAATTTTAAAAACCAATATTTATAACAAAAAATAA
- a CDS encoding MAG0110 family membrane protein: MEINTNNYTVETLTKEQAKSKQLFYSTILVSFGLGIVAILSLSLLFFQLLANNAASFGRSFQMIFYISLFVFVIVNIAGMWLKKFGAIALTIYYPFAILSAAVIAAGAVALYGLSEGENGVYSINKGVINILLILFAPAILIFIFGLIGYFNLFDIRKLSILVGVLSVGLIISMIVSFFVLNSTLEIIIGIVGTIVISGITAVTWFTIRKEADMIQFESNKEIYTKGLYYGIVLYFNYWQIVIFLLRIFTNMGDRR; encoded by the coding sequence ATGGAAATAAATACAAATAATTATACAGTCGAAACTTTGACTAAAGAACAAGCAAAAAGTAAACAACTTTTCTATTCAACTATTTTAGTTTCATTTGGACTTGGAATTGTTGCTATTTTATCTTTATCATTACTCTTTTTCCAATTACTTGCTAACAACGCAGCAAGTTTTGGTAGATCGTTCCAAATGATTTTCTACATATCACTTTTTGTTTTTGTTATTGTAAATATAGCCGGAATGTGATTGAAAAAATTTGGAGCTATAGCACTTACAATTTACTATCCATTTGCTATTCTTTCTGCTGCAGTTATTGCTGCAGGAGCTGTTGCTCTTTATGGACTTTCTGAAGGTGAAAATGGTGTATATTCAATTAATAAAGGTGTAATTAATATTCTTTTAATTTTATTTGCACCCGCTATTTTAATCTTTATTTTTGGACTTATTGGTTACTTTAATCTTTTTGATATCCGTAAGCTTTCAATCCTTGTAGGGGTTTTATCGGTAGGTCTTATTATTTCAATGATCGTTTCATTTTTTGTTCTTAATTCAACTCTTGAAATAATTATCGGAATCGTTGGAACAATTGTAATTTCAGGTATTACTGCCGTTACATGATTTACCATTAGAAAAGAAGCTGACATGATTCAATTTGAAAGTAATAAAGAAATTTATACCAAAGGTCTTTATTATGGAATTGTTCTTTACTTCAATTACTGACAAATAGTTATTTTCTTACTTAGAATCTTCACAAATATGGGTGATAGAAGATAA
- a CDS encoding thymidine kinase: MRKNVENGTIEIITGPMFAGKSSELIKRLTLYKIAKFEPIIFKPALDTRFSDSKIVSRTGSTFPAISINEPKEVLSHIDEKTEVIAFDEIQFFDKKIITIIEKLANKGIHIIISGLDMDFEGNPFENVAKLMAIADKVDKLKAVCMVCYAPAGMSFRKIDSKLRTVIGDDIYEARCRFCHKNK; the protein is encoded by the coding sequence ATGAGAAAAAATGTAGAAAATGGAACAATCGAAATAATCACAGGACCTATGTTTGCAGGAAAAAGTTCCGAATTAATTAAGCGTTTAACTTTATATAAAATAGCTAAATTTGAGCCAATTATTTTCAAACCAGCTTTAGATACTCGCTTTTCCGATTCTAAAATTGTAAGTAGAACTGGTTCAACTTTTCCAGCTATTTCGATTAATGAACCTAAAGAAGTTTTAAGTCATATTGACGAAAAAACCGAAGTGATTGCTTTTGACGAAATCCAATTTTTTGACAAGAAAATTATCACAATCATTGAGAAATTAGCTAACAAAGGTATTCACATTATCATTTCTGGTTTAGATATGGACTTTGAAGGAAACCCTTTTGAAAATGTTGCAAAGCTAATGGCAATTGCTGATAAAGTCGATAAATTAAAAGCTGTCTGCATGGTTTGTTATGCACCTGCAGGTATGTCATTTAGAAAAATTGATTCAAAATTACGCACCGTTATTGGTGATGATATTTATGAAGCTAGATGTCGCTTTTGTCATAAAAATAAATAA
- the whiA gene encoding DNA-binding protein WhiA, whose product MNSKNKTFSHDIKYEILSSIKNEKETKAFSFGFLLSSYKLIDNQMVLKINDDFILDKVSKFFKKSNISYDKWKNSKTMISVNNSFLSNIYNQQNVYNPEFINEFQNYFTSFFAGVFVASGNVSGLHTTSYHLDISTKNADFASHIQDKLNQYQFGFKILQRKDKYFLYIKKLDNILEFLAAIGAQKAWLKMQDMKIQRDLENVVNRINNIDMSNLQKIAKSSLKHIQKINYVFENNLEANFTENELVFFRLKLENQGFSLSDLSKILEVEHNIFITKGGLGHWLKKLEKIVKEHQK is encoded by the coding sequence ATGAATTCTAAAAATAAAACATTTTCTCATGATATAAAATATGAAATTTTATCAAGCATCAAAAACGAAAAGGAAACTAAAGCTTTTTCGTTTGGTTTTTTATTAAGTAGTTACAAGTTAATTGACAACCAAATGGTGCTCAAAATTAATGATGATTTTATTTTAGATAAAGTAAGCAAGTTTTTCAAAAAAAGCAATATTAGCTATGACAAATGAAAAAATTCTAAGACTATGATTAGCGTAAATAATTCATTTTTAAGCAATATTTATAATCAACAAAACGTCTATAATCCAGAATTTATAAACGAATTTCAAAACTACTTTACAAGTTTTTTTGCAGGTGTATTTGTAGCTTCAGGAAATGTTTCAGGACTTCATACAACTTCATATCACCTTGATATTTCAACTAAAAACGCAGATTTTGCAAGTCACATCCAAGATAAACTTAACCAATATCAATTTGGTTTTAAGATTCTACAAAGAAAAGATAAATACTTTTTATATATTAAGAAATTAGACAATATTTTAGAGTTTTTAGCAGCTATTGGAGCTCAAAAAGCTTGATTAAAAATGCAAGATATGAAAATTCAAAGAGACCTTGAAAACGTAGTTAATAGGATCAATAATATTGATATGAGCAACTTACAAAAAATTGCAAAAAGTTCACTTAAGCATATTCAAAAGATCAACTACGTTTTTGAAAACAACCTTGAAGCTAATTTTACTGAAAATGAACTTGTATTTTTTAGATTAAAGCTAGAAAATCAGGGTTTTTCGCTTTCTGATTTATCTAAAATTTTAGAAGTTGAGCATAATATTTTTATTACTAAAGGTGGCCTTGGACACTGACTAAAAAAGCTAGAAAAAATAGTCAAAGAGCATCAAAAATAG